The DNA sequence GATCAGTTTACCGAACAACAGTTCGATCTGGTGGTGACGGTCTGCGATAACGCAAAAGAATCCTGCCCGGTTTTCTCGGGAGCGACCCAAACCCTGCACTGGCCGTTTGATGATCCCGCTGATGCGACGGGAACCGATGAAGAAAAAATGAAAACATTCCGTCGTGTGCGGGATGAAATCAAAACCAAAATCCAGGCCTTTCTGGCTGACGAATCTGCTTAGGTTCAGTTTCAATACGAGGGAGATCATGATGACTCAGGAATCAGCTGTCGACTTTCCGGGTAATTTCCGTGTGCATGTCGCCTTGACGGTTTCCGATCTGGCGCAGTCAAAAAAGTTTTACGAACTGCTGCTGGGGGTGGCTCCCAGCAAGGAACGTCCCCGTTATGCGAAATTTGAACCGGTGGATCCTTCGGTAAATCTGACCCTGAATGAAGTGGAGGGGGACGTCACCGTTGAAGGGGGCTCAGCTCACTTTGGGATCCAGGTGAAATCCGTAGCGGAAGTGCATGCTGCCATCGAACGATTTCAGGCCGCCGGGATTAAAACCATCACGGAAGAGGCGACCACCTGTTGTTATGCCGTGCAGGACAAAGTCTGGGCCGTGGATCCCGATGGTCATAAGTGGGAAGTGTTCGTCGTGTTGAAAGCAGATGCGAAAGATGAACTCTACGCACAGTCGGGCTGCTGTGGTCCGGAGATGGTGAATCTAACAGACTGCAACCATTCGCAGGCAGACTGAGTTTATTCTTCAGTCAGTAGAACCCACTTGGCATCGTGGATGGTACCGTTCCGTTTGTGTTTGGAGACATCCGCAAGCGTGGTCTGGTCAGGCTTTGAGAAATCGAGCAGCAGCTCTGTATTCGCGTCCGGTGTAAAGGATTGAGCAGGAGTAAATTCCTTGTCATAGCGGACGACATTCGAGACGCGAAACATCCGCATGATTCCCTTGCCGAACAGGGCTGCCGGCTTGGTTTGTTCCTCATCCCATTTTTCCTGGGCACCGAGAAAGAATTTTCGATCTGCAACAAACGGACCTGGCTTGGGGGCATTCTGTCGATGCACTTCTTTGCCGTTGACGTAAATGACCTGCTCGGTGCCGGTATAAATCATGGCGACATGATCCCAGCCTTCGACCGAGTTCGGGTCGACGCGCGTAGAATAATTGGTCCCGTTGTTACTTTCCCAGCCTGCAGAATGGCGGCTGGCCCGGATGGAAATCCAGATGCTGTTCTCGGGATCTCCCTGTTTGCCTTCGCAGCAGATGCGGCCGGTCCAGTCTTTGACCCAGGCTTCGATGGTAAACGTATTCCATGCAGTGAAATTCAGATGGGGCAGAGTGACATAGCTGTCTCGGCCGTCAAATTTCAGTCCGTAGTATTCGCCTTTTACCTGTTTGGGTTCCTGTGCAGTTAGCTCTGTAGAAAGTCCGGTGGCACAATAGATAAAAAGCGTGATCAACAATAGATTTGCAGATCGCATATAAATGTTCCTGTCGCGTTGCACCTGGTGAACGTGGGTGCCTGAAATCAGTCATGTTTCTACTCGATTTTACTCAGAGAAGATGACTTCAACAGAAATGAGTCAGTAAAAATCACATAATTTATACGAACTTAACAAAAAAATTGTTAACGTTTTATTTTATACAAATGTGAATGTGCGATTCTCTGAGTACGATTCGAAGTGGCAGATTTCACGCACCCTGAATGAGAAAGACGCTCGTTCTCAAATAAAAACGAGCGTCTTTCAGTTACTGGTTTGAAAATGCGAATCAGGTTCCTTTCCGCTGAGCCAGACGGATCCGGACCAGCAGATCATTCAACGCATCACCCGAACTCGGTTTTTCGGGCAGGCTGGTGGTTTCCATCGCCTGTTCCAGTTCCCCCACAAGACGTTGGTATTCGCGTCCATGGAACTCCATGTCGGCGGCATCCAGCGTGGAACGTTCAGAACCTTCCAGCTTGCGTTCGATCAGTTCGGGGATGTAGGACAGCCGCGCTGCTTCATTCAACAGGATCAGGTTCGGTTCCAGTTCGCCAGTGCGCATCAGATGCAGACCGGTGAGTAGAACCCGATACACGTAGAGCAGGGGTTTGACCCGGGGCGGATCTTCCTTCTGGAACAGTTTCCACTGCGTGGCCGCGAAACCCAGGTAATGGTAGGCGTGATATCTGGTCACGCAGCCGGGCGCCAGTGCTTTCAGCTCTTCATACTCGGGAGTGGCCTGCAGGACCAGCGGCGAGAGTAGTTGCTCCAGCACGTAGCCATTCTTTTTGAGCATGAGTTGAAAGAACTTACCCACATCGTGTGTGACCAGATCGATTTCCAGACCGTCATCAACGCGCGAACGCTCCACCGTGACCTGTCCCTCTCGCAGACCGATCACGGTCTCCAGCGGCAGTATGTGTACGCCACGGAGATCGTAATCAGAATCGGGAGAAGGAAAGCCATAGATATGCGATCCACTGATAGTGGCGAACAGCAGAGGATAAGGATGTTCCTTGAGCTGTTGTTCCAGTCGGGGATCGAAGTTCATGGCAGTGCCTCCTGCGTCGCCAGTCGACGCGCTTTGATGAGATAGTTATTCGCAGTTTCATAATCAGGGCGGGCCGGTAGTCTGGTCTGCTCCAGCGCCTGCTCAAATTCTTTGTGCAAGCTCTTCCGCCATTTCTCGGTTTCGTCCCAGGGGAGTTCACCACGCTTGATGGCCAGCAGCTGCTCCCGGTGTGGTCCCACATCGACGACAACATAGCCTTCACGCAGGAGGGTGACTCCCGAGATCAACAGCCGGATCAGGTGCATCACATGCTTCCATTTGACCTTCCCCTGGTTCTTGATATCAGTCTGCATCTTTTTGAACTGCGACATCACATAACCGTTGTAGGTCTGATAGACGATGCGCGTCAGAAAGATTTCCCGCAGATCCAGCAGTTCCTGGCCGAGGGGCGTGACCTGTTCGACCAGGGGAGTATAGAGGCACTCCAGGACGTTCGGGTTCGCTTTCAAAGCCAGGACCAGAAACTTCTGCAGCTCCCAGTAGGTTTCCTGTGTTTCATGACAGTCGAGCTGTTCGGGAACGCCGTACAGTGACCACTGCAGCTCCGCGGGCGGCAGGTAGATGCCGCGATAATCGGTGTCGGACTGCTCATCCTCCAGACCAAAGGCCCGGGAGCCAATGATGCACTTGAAGATCACGCGGGAGAACAAGTCGCTGCGGTTTGCGTTGATCTCGCTGTTGCCGATCTCCCCCTCTTTGAATTGGGCGAGCAGGGTCAGCTCGTCTGCCTTGAGGGCAACTTCGACACCATCCGGAAACTTAACGCGATACGAGTGATCCAGGTCACGCGGCGCACGCACTACCACACCAACCGATCCCCGCGGATGCTGCGTACGACCGTTCGGTCCGATGATATCCCGGACTGTGACCACCTGTGTGCCGTCAGAATAGATCAGGTTCGGTTGATAGTGGACGCGCTTGTTCATGGTTTCACTTCCTGTTTTCGCTGGGGGCGAAGTTTTACAATCGGGGATCGACCGGCTCACTTTCCAAAGCCAGTACCCCGAACACACATTCATGGACCCGCCTGAGCGGTTCCCGGTTCACGAATCGTTCCAGGGCTTCAATGCCCAGGGCGAATTCACGCTGCGCCAGCGATCGTTTGCGGTGCAGACCCCGTTGGCGCAGGCGGGTCAGATTTTCTTTCGCGTCGTAGTCTGGACCATAGATAATCCGCAGATACTCTTTCCCCCGGCACTTGATCGCGGGCTGCACCAGTCCTTGGGAACCCCGCTGCACCCATTCCAGGGGTTTGACCACCATCCCTTCTCCACCCGTGCCTGTCAATCCCGACCACCAGTCGATGCCGGCCTGCACGCTGTCATTGTCGGTCAGATCGACTTTCAACGACGGCGTTGCCAGCAGTAGATTCTCATCCTGCGCACAGATGCGTGCAATGGTCTGCATGTGCCAGTCATGATTCTGGTCGCTGTGAACTCGCCCTTCGGTGGCCAGCAGGTGAAACGGGGCCAGCTTCAGATCATCCAGAGTTTCCACGGGCCAGCAATAGTGGCGATAGGCGCGCACGAATTCCTCGATCGCAGTCTCCCGATTACGGAAGTGGTTTGCGATTTCTGCAGCATGCGAGGCTTCGTCAGCAGTCAGCCGGGCAGTTGCCTGTTCCAGCGCAGCGACGACTGGGGGCAGCGCCGCTTTTCCCGCGGCTCCTACGGCTGCGTACTGCGACTGCAACAGCGCCTGAGCTTTGGCTGACCAGGGCATCAGTTCGCAGTCGAAGCAGGCCCAGTCCGTCTGGAACTCATTCCAGAAGTCTGCAGCACTCAAAGCCTGGCGGACCCGTTCCAGGAAGGCGGCTTCCAGTTCAGGCTGGTTGAAGAAACGCCGGCCCGTGCGTGTGTAAACGATGCCGCGTTCCGCTTCCTGCACACCGAACCGCTGACGGGCCGTTTCCTGATCGCGACAGACGACAACCACCGCCCGCGAACCCATGTGCTTTTCTTCGCAGATCACCTG is a window from the Gimesia benthica genome containing:
- a CDS encoding arsenate reductase ArsC → MKRVLVLCTGNSCRSQMAEELWEFLGQGEWEAESAGSKPSGYVHPLAIEAMRELDIDLSENTSKHLDQFTEQQFDLVVTVCDNAKESCPVFSGATQTLHWPFDDPADATGTDEEKMKTFRRVRDEIKTKIQAFLADESA
- a CDS encoding ArsI/CadI family heavy metal resistance metalloenzyme, producing MMTQESAVDFPGNFRVHVALTVSDLAQSKKFYELLLGVAPSKERPRYAKFEPVDPSVNLTLNEVEGDVTVEGGSAHFGIQVKSVAEVHAAIERFQAAGIKTITEEATTCCYAVQDKVWAVDPDGHKWEVFVVLKADAKDELYAQSGCCGPEMVNLTDCNHSQAD
- a CDS encoding LamG domain-containing protein — translated: MRSANLLLITLFIYCATGLSTELTAQEPKQVKGEYYGLKFDGRDSYVTLPHLNFTAWNTFTIEAWVKDWTGRICCEGKQGDPENSIWISIRASRHSAGWESNNGTNYSTRVDPNSVEGWDHVAMIYTGTEQVIYVNGKEVHRQNAPKPGPFVADRKFFLGAQEKWDEEQTKPAALFGKGIMRMFRVSNVVRYDKEFTPAQSFTPDANTELLLDFSKPDQTTLADVSKHKRNGTIHDAKWVLLTEE
- a CDS encoding nucleotidyltransferase domain-containing protein, which encodes MNFDPRLEQQLKEHPYPLLFATISGSHIYGFPSPDSDYDLRGVHILPLETVIGLREGQVTVERSRVDDGLEIDLVTHDVGKFFQLMLKKNGYVLEQLLSPLVLQATPEYEELKALAPGCVTRYHAYHYLGFAATQWKLFQKEDPPRVKPLLYVYRVLLTGLHLMRTGELEPNLILLNEAARLSYIPELIERKLEGSERSTLDAADMEFHGREYQRLVGELEQAMETTSLPEKPSSGDALNDLLVRIRLAQRKGT
- a CDS encoding nucleotidyltransferase domain-containing protein; this translates as MNKRVHYQPNLIYSDGTQVVTVRDIIGPNGRTQHPRGSVGVVVRAPRDLDHSYRVKFPDGVEVALKADELTLLAQFKEGEIGNSEINANRSDLFSRVIFKCIIGSRAFGLEDEQSDTDYRGIYLPPAELQWSLYGVPEQLDCHETQETYWELQKFLVLALKANPNVLECLYTPLVEQVTPLGQELLDLREIFLTRIVYQTYNGYVMSQFKKMQTDIKNQGKVKWKHVMHLIRLLISGVTLLREGYVVVDVGPHREQLLAIKRGELPWDETEKWRKSLHKEFEQALEQTRLPARPDYETANNYLIKARRLATQEALP